A part of Podarcis muralis chromosome 13, rPodMur119.hap1.1, whole genome shotgun sequence genomic DNA contains:
- the IZUMO2 gene encoding izumo sperm-egg fusion protein 2 has protein sequence MPPLGPLLQLLLLAWFPISLWGCLQCDQKFKENVAKLRTEVVPSKIQDSRLKERAEVLLSGLEGNFFLHYATSQFSGLAVKSKVDALIHEARFSTESLLQTHLTDQALLDELVEFRRKTTMKLKEALKEHQMKACDKSACGWLSYKVLNCKGCQETSAVCLSIGQCFVDAQERLSLRFGKPIKDPDIAKNGVAVVLCMGGLLFVVMIGVIIRYWKNRLFLYI, from the exons ATGCCTCCCCTAGGACCGCTTTTGCAGCTTCTGCTTCTGGCCTGGTTTCCCATAAGCCTCTGGGGCTGCCTGCAGTGCGACCAAAAGTTCAAGGAGAATGTGGCCAAGCTCCGGACAGAGGTTGTCCCGAGCAAGATCCAGGACAGCCGCCTCAAGGAGCGGGCCGAAGTGCTCCTCAGCGGTCTGGAGGGGAATTTCTTCCTGCACTATGCCACCAGCCAGTTTTCTGGCTTGGCAG tTAAGAGCAAAGTTGACGCCCTGATCCACGAGGCGAGGTTCAGCACGGAGAGTCTGCTTCAAACCCACCTGACAG ACCAGGCTCTGTTGGATGAATTGGTTGAATTCCGGAGGAAAACGACTATGAAGCTCAAGGAAGCGTTAAAGGAACACCAAATGAAAG CTTGCGACAAATCTGCCTGTG GCTGGCTGAGCTATAAAGTGCTCAATTGCAAAGGATGCCAAGAGACCAGTGCCGTCTGCTTGTCGATAGGCCAGTGCTTTG TGGATGCCCAGGAACGCCTCTCCCTTCGCTTTGGAAAGCCCATAAAGGACCCCGATATCGCCAAAAATGGAGTCGCCGTTGTCCTGTGTATGGGTGGACTGCTCTTCGTGGTGATGATAGGCGT GATTATCAGGTACTGGAAAAACCGGCTCTTCTTGTACATTTAG
- the LOC114607990 gene encoding mpv17-like protein, whose translation MHPLLGLVHRHPWLANVVAYGTLFSAADAAQQKLAKPSQDPRRHDGLDLNQTAKVALVGFTFHANFNYAWFRSLERLLPGAKVTTVIAKVACDQVIAAPVTIGAFYTGLSLLDGESNIFGKLQEKFWPTYKAGVLCWTLFQAVNFALVPPLLRTAYVGACSFLWTAFLCYLRQTDAHDTTSQLFQAVPGLAGLFPPRAGENQVKMPSEK comes from the exons ATGCACCCCCTGCTTGGTCTGGTGCATCGCCATCCGTGGCTAGCGAATGTTGTTGCCTACGGCACACTGTTTTCAGCCGCAGATGCAGCCCAGCAGAAGTTGGCTAAGCCGAGCCAGGATCCCCGCAGACACGACGGTTTGGATCTGAATCAGACGGCAAAAGTGGCGCTGGTCGGGTTCACATTCCACGCCAACTTCAATTATGCCTGGTTCCGGAGCCTGGAGCGCCTTCTTCCAGGAGCGAAGGTGACCACGGTGATAGCAAAGGTCGCTTGCGACCAGGTCATCGCTGCGCCAGTCACCATCGGGGCTTTTTATACCG GTCTCTCTCTCCTGGATGGTGAAAGCAACATATTTGGGAAGCTGCAGGAGAAGTTTTGGCCAACGTACAAG GCTGGTGTGCTGTGCTGGACCTTGTTCCAG gCAGTGAATTTTGCTCTTGTGCCACCCCTGCTGCGCACAGCCTACGTGGGGGCTTGCTCCTTCCTGTGGACGGCATTTCTCTGCTACCTGCGTCAAACTGATGCCCACGACACCACCTCCCAGCTCTTCCAGGCGGTGCCAGGCTTGGCCGGGCTGTTTCCACCCAGGGCAGGAGAGAATCAAGTAAAGATGCCGTCTGAGAAGTGA